The Tubulanus polymorphus chromosome 6, tnTubPoly1.2, whole genome shotgun sequence genome includes a region encoding these proteins:
- the LOC141907459 gene encoding uncharacterized protein LOC141907459: protein MSYSESRSADGEIKVKSEDLGRIIGRGGSNVKSMESRSDCKITIPRDRKDENGEEPYYTVIQLSGSDSACEHAKELIEDVCAEAAKYSNGGGGGGRRREGGGRDRRDSGDRYRGGSDRYSDRGGDRYGSSSRYGSSGGDRYGSSDRYGDRRGGGGGGGGGRDRECFNCKGVGHIAKFCPEERRERY, encoded by the exons ATGTCTTATAGCGAGAGCAGG agcGCTGATGGTGAAATCAAAGTTAAAAGCGAGGATTTAGGACGAATCATCGGCCGCGGAGGAAGCAACGTGAAATCAATGGAATCAAGATCCGACTGTAAAATAACC attCCGCGAGACCGTAAAGATGAAAACGGCGAGGAACCGTATTACACGGTGATACAACTGAGCGGATCGGACTCGGCGTGCGAACACGCTAAAGAACTCATCGAAGACGTCTGCGCTGAAGCTGCCAAATACAGCAACGGCGGAGGAG GCGGCGGTCGAAGACGCGAGGGAGGTGGTCGCGATCGACGAGACAGCGGAGACCGTTACCGTGGCGGCAGTGACCGGTACAGCGACCGAGGAGGTGACCGATACGGTAGCAGTAGTAGATACGGTAGCAGCGGCGGTGACCGATACGGTAGCAGTGACCGGTACGGAGACCGTCGAGGAGGCGGTGGAGGTGGAGGCGGTGGAAGAG ATCGTGAATGTTTCAACTGTAAGGGCGTCGGCCATATTGCGAAATTCTGCCCGGAGGAACGTCGCGAGAGGTACTAG